A portion of the Haemorhous mexicanus isolate bHaeMex1 chromosome 3, bHaeMex1.pri, whole genome shotgun sequence genome contains these proteins:
- the LOC132324371 gene encoding TOG array regulator of axonemal microtubules protein 2-like, which translates to MKKKVLRKQDNVPLLPSTPTLQGDGNFPRSSSVTSQTATGAKRREEPLRGHGQKDRAFSDPPQSLQEALSMLGSDDWELKEKGLFNIPRLAESHPEVLLSRLHEICLAVTSEVTNLRSKVSCSAVVTLGELFAILKKDMDSEADEVAVVLFHMVQNSPEFIQKAACQSLGMMVENMTPARAMTVLMDKGVKSRYTQARKCAAELLLSLVEKMGVTKLAGTPRAERLAQVAGTLAQDCHKDTRHYGQEMVKMLLNNQKFKKILEQSLSPHDLEDILTRIKKKGMENQKGEHPSVKEPVKERNDGSKKPPATLPSSKWVKSAPGGRLLHHPKAQVTSPAAVEGRESLQKLYHLLEAKGFQARMEGVALLLDLCKTSPQLISSNIVQIFDYFVLRINDTHKKVKQKALEVLAEVIGLLEDALNPVMVRLVEGITKNLNSKDPGVRAAAVNALDKSVAHLDEVSMMKELSHQWSQLSGQALLEVTERITDLVEWVYARSPEVVQRYALPVLWSCLENKALPVRSANVCAVVTKLACALCEVMGTQLIKCAESKPPHVQENLSSLLGW; encoded by the exons ATGAAGAAAAAGGTCCTCAGGAAGCAGGACAACGTGCCCTTACTGCCCAGTACACCCACCCTCCAGGGGGATGGCAACTTCCCACGCAGCTCCTCAG TGACCTCGCAGACGGCCACTGGGGCCAAGCGACGAGAGGAGCCGCTCCGTGGGCACGGGCAGAAGGACAGAGCCTTTTCAGACCCACCGCAGTCCTTGCAGGAGGCACTCTCCATGCTGGGCAGCGACGACTG GGAACTGAAGGAGAAGGGACTCTTCAACATCCCACGCCTGGCTGAGTCCCATCCAGAAGTCCTGCTTTCCAGACTTCATGAGATTTGCTTGGCAGTTACCAGCGAG GTGACCAACCTCCGGTCCAAGgtgtcctgctctgcagttgTCACTCTGGGAGAGCTCTTTGCCATCTTGAAGAAGGACATGGACTCTGAGGCGGATGAGGTTGCTGTGGTCCTTTTCCACATGGTGCAGAACTCCCCAGAGTTTATTCAGAAGGCAGCCTGTCAGAGCCTGGGGATGATGGTAGAGAACATGACTCCTGCACGAGCAATGACTGTTCTCATGGACAAGGGAGTCAA gagcCGCTACACCCAGGCGCGGAAGTGTGCGGCCGAACTCCTCCTGTCCTTGGTGGAGAAAATGGGAGTCACCAAGCTCGcgggcacccccagggctgagagGCTGGCACAGGTGGCAGGGACACTGGCTCAGGACTGTCACAAGGACACCAG gCATTATGGACAGGAGATGGTGAAGATGTTACTGAAtaatcaaaaatttaaaaagattttggaACAATCTCTTTCCCCACATGACCTGGAAGATATCCTGACAAGAATTAAGAAGAAA GGGATGGAAAACCAGAAGGGTGAACACCCATCTGTCAAGGAGCCGGTGAAGGAGAGGAACGATGGCTCAAAGAAGCCCCCGGCCACATTGCCTTCTAGCAAATG ggtgAAGTCTGCCCCTGGTGGACGCCTCCTCCACCATCCTAAAGCCCAGGTCACAtcacctgcagctgtggaaggaAGGGAATCACTCCAGAAGctttaccatctcctggaagcCAAGGGGTTTCAGGCACGGATGGAAGGAGTGGCACTCCTCCTAGATCTGTGCAAAACCAGCCCCCAGCTGATCTCCAGTAACATTGTCCAA atttttgattattttgtcCTGAGAATAAATGACACCCACAAGAAAGTGAAGCAGAAGGcgctggaggtgctggcagaAGTCATTGGACTCCTGGAAGATGCCCTGAACCCGGTGATGGTCCGTTTGGTGGAAGGGATAACAAAGAACCTGAACTCAAAGGATCCCGGGGTTCGTGCTGCAGCTGTGAACGCACTGGACAAATCTGTTGCTCATTTGG ATGAAGTATCAATGATGAAAGAGCTCAGCCACCAATGGAGCCAACTGAGTGGCCAAGCTCTGCTGGAGGTCACGGAGCGTATCACAG ATCTTGTGGAATGGGTTTATGCCAGGAGCCCTGAAGTGGTCCAGCGCTACGCCCTGCCCGTGCTCTGGTCctgcctggagaacaaggcGCTGCCTGTCCGAAGCGCCAACGTCTGCGCTGTGGTCACCAAGCTTGCCTGTGCCCTCTGCGAGGTGATGGGCACCCAGCTGATCAAGTGTGCTGAGAGCAAGCCTCCACATGTGCAGGAAAACCTCTCCAGCCTTTTGGGCTGGTGA